In Eretmochelys imbricata isolate rEreImb1 chromosome 14, rEreImb1.hap1, whole genome shotgun sequence, a genomic segment contains:
- the LOC144275254 gene encoding olfactory receptor 14A16-like, producing MSNQTAMTEFLLLGFSDIRELQILHFVVFLLLYLISLLGNLLIITARALDRHLHTPMYFFLMNLSILDLGSISVTIPKSMASSLTNTRSISYSGCVAQVFLVFFFASADFALLTIMAYDRYVAICQPLHYETVMNRTACVQMAASAWITGILYSALHTGITFEISFCGGNMVDQFFCEIPQLLNLACSDLYLIEVGFLIFSSFLGFSCFLFIIVSYVQIFKAVLRIPSKQGEHKAFSTCLPHLTVVSLFFSTATFAYLKPTSSSTSGLNLIVAVLYSVLPPMMNPIIYSMRNKEIKGALSKQIGWRLFTKNKMSLCLLR from the coding sequence atgtccaaccaaactgccatgaccgagttccttctcctgggattctctgacattcgggagctgcagattttacactttgtggtgtttctactgctttacctgatatccctgctggggaaccttctcatcatcacagccagagcccttgaccgccaccttcacacccccatgtacttcttcctgatgaatctgtccatcctagacctcggctccatctctgtcaccatccccaaatccatggccagTTCCCTCACGAACACCAgatcgatttcttattctggatgtgttgcccaagtctttctcgtcttcttcttcgcttcagcagattttgccttactgaccatcatggcgtacgaccgatacgtcgccatctgccaaccactgcactatgagacagTGATGAACAGGACAgcatgtgtccaaatggcagccagtgcctggatcactggaattctctactctgcactgcacactgggatcacctttgaaatctccttctgtggaggcaacatggtggatcagttcttctgtgaaatcccccagctcctcaatcTCGCCTGCTCTGACTTGTACCTCATTGAAGTTGGGTTTCTCATCTTTAGTTCATTCTTAGGCTTCAGCTGCTTTCTTTTCATCattgtgtcatatgttcagatcttcaaagcagtgctgagaatcccctctaAGCAGGGTGAgcataaagccttctccacctgcctccctcacctcaccgTGGTGTCCTTGTTCTTTAGTACTGCAACCTTTGCCtacctgaaacccacctccagctcaaccTCAGGTCTGAATCTCATAGTGGCTGTACTCTATTCTGTGTTGCCACcaatgatgaatccgatcatctacagcatgagaaacaaagagatCAAAGGTGCACTGAGTAAACAGATAGGTTGGAGGTTATTCACTAAGAACAAAATGTCCCTATGTCTCCTTCGGTAG